The DNA sequence TGCCGCCGCTCTGGACGCCGAGCGCTTCCTCGCCGCCCTCGCGGACAGCGAGACTGCGGCCGCTGCTGCTGTCTGACCTCGTTTCGCCCCCACCCGCACCACCATGTGAGGAGCCCGCCGTGGCCAACCTGAAGAACGTGACCGACGCTTCCTTCGACGAGGACGTCCTCAAGAGCGACAAGCCCGTACTCGTGGACTTCTGGGCCGCCTGGTGCGGTCCGTGCCGCCAGATCGCGCCGTCGCTCGAGGCGATCGCGCAGGAGCACGGCGACAAGATCGAGATCGTCAAGCTCAACATCGACGAGAACCCGGGCACGGCCGCCAAGTACGGCGTCATGTCGATCCCGACGCTGAACGTATACCAGAACGGTGAGGTCGCCAAGACCATCGTCGGCGCCAAGCCGAAGGCGGCCATCGAGCGCGACCTGGCCGACTTCATCGCCGAGTAAGGCACCACGT is a window from the Streptomyces spectabilis genome containing:
- the trxA gene encoding thioredoxin, translating into MANLKNVTDASFDEDVLKSDKPVLVDFWAAWCGPCRQIAPSLEAIAQEHGDKIEIVKLNIDENPGTAAKYGVMSIPTLNVYQNGEVAKTIVGAKPKAAIERDLADFIAE